In Methanonatronarchaeum sp. AMET-Sl, one genomic interval encodes:
- a CDS encoding ZIP family metal transporter: protein MIDYVLTITVIGLLSGVLGTASGGLFVVLFKKIEERSLSILLGFSAGVMVAITFMELIPESIEEGSLFTALIGIVLGIGIIGFLDLNFPHKHFSFDFNGGIEKVKQLKTGLLLSIGIAMHNLPEGVAIGTAFLVNFEVGVTLAVLMAIHNFPEGMAAATAMGVGGIKNSKILIVTALAGVPMGIGAFLGGLLGGVSEIALSLGLGFAGGAMLYIVFDELVPDSHRRATGHTAIIGILSGIVIGIAFIGLLH from the coding sequence ATGATCGATTATGTTCTCACCATTACAGTTATAGGTTTATTAAGCGGCGTTTTAGGCACTGCCTCAGGCGGTTTATTTGTTGTTTTATTTAAGAAAATTGAGGAACGTAGTTTAAGTATATTACTGGGTTTTTCAGCAGGTGTGATGGTTGCAATAACCTTCATGGAATTAATTCCTGAATCAATAGAAGAAGGATCGTTATTTACTGCTTTAATAGGGATAGTTTTAGGTATTGGAATCATAGGGTTTTTAGATTTGAATTTCCCTCATAAACATTTTTCTTTTGATTTTAATGGGGGTATAGAGAAAGTGAAGCAATTGAAGACTGGGTTGCTTCTTAGTATCGGTATTGCTATGCATAACCTGCCTGAAGGAGTGGCTATAGGTACAGCTTTTCTTGTAAATTTCGAAGTCGGTGTAACTTTAGCAGTTTTAATGGCTATCCATAATTTCCCCGAAGGAATGGCAGCTGCAACCGCCATGGGTGTTGGCGGAATAAAAAACTCTAAAATATTGATTGTCACTGCTTTAGCGGGTGTTCCAATGGGCATTGGAGCTTTTTTAGGAGGTTTATTAGGAGGTGTGTCAGAGATAGCGCTTTCACTTGGACTTGGTTTCGCTGGAGGTGCAATGTTATACATTGTATTCGACGAACTAGTTCCAGATTCACATCGAAGAGCCACAGGACATACAGCAATAATCGGTATTTTATCAGGAATAGTAATCGGAATCGCATTCATAGGATTACTCCACTAA
- the tuf gene encoding translation elongation factor EF-1 subunit alpha — protein MASDKPHMNLAIIGHVDHGKSTLVGRLLHETGNVPDHVIEEYRKEAEEKGKGTFEFAWVMDSLAEERERGVTIDIAHKKFDTDKYYFTIVDCPGHRDFVKNMITGASQADSAVLVVDGSEGVMAQTKEHVFLAKTLGISELIVAVNKMDKVDWNEDDYNKIESEVDKLLKMVGFKPGEVQYVPLSALEGGNISEKSENTPWYDGPTLLEELDNLNKPESPVDLPLRVPIQDVYSISGIGTVPVGRVETGEIHPGDKVTFNPSQKSGEVKSVEMHHEEVPKAGPGDNIGFNVRGIGKDEIRRGDVCGHSDNPPTIVDEFKAQIVVLQHPSAITAGYTPVFHAHTSQVACTITNIDKKMDPKSGEVKEENPDFIKAGDSAIVTVKPQRPMVLEKVKEIPQLGRFAIRDMGQTIAAGMCIDLTKKE, from the coding sequence ATGGCAAGCGACAAACCCCATATGAATTTAGCTATCATCGGACACGTTGACCACGGAAAATCCACGTTAGTAGGCAGACTACTACACGAAACAGGAAACGTACCAGACCACGTAATAGAAGAATACAGAAAAGAAGCAGAAGAAAAAGGAAAAGGAACATTCGAGTTTGCATGGGTAATGGACTCACTAGCAGAAGAAAGAGAAAGAGGAGTAACAATAGACATAGCACACAAAAAATTCGACACAGACAAATACTACTTCACAATAGTTGACTGCCCAGGCCACAGAGACTTCGTCAAAAACATGATAACAGGAGCCTCACAAGCAGACTCAGCCGTACTCGTCGTAGACGGAAGCGAAGGAGTAATGGCCCAAACAAAAGAACACGTATTCCTCGCAAAAACACTAGGAATAAGCGAACTAATCGTAGCCGTCAACAAAATGGACAAAGTAGACTGGAACGAAGACGACTACAACAAAATAGAATCAGAAGTCGACAAACTCCTTAAAATGGTAGGATTCAAACCAGGAGAAGTACAATACGTACCACTCAGCGCCCTAGAAGGCGGAAACATATCCGAAAAATCAGAAAACACACCATGGTACGACGGCCCAACACTACTCGAAGAACTAGACAACCTAAACAAACCAGAATCACCAGTAGACCTACCACTAAGAGTACCAATCCAAGACGTCTACAGCATAAGCGGAATAGGAACCGTCCCAGTAGGCCGAGTAGAAACAGGAGAAATCCACCCAGGAGACAAAGTAACATTCAACCCAAGCCAGAAATCAGGAGAAGTAAAAAGCGTAGAAATGCACCACGAAGAAGTACCAAAAGCAGGACCAGGCGACAACATAGGATTCAACGTAAGAGGAATCGGAAAAGACGAAATCCGAAGAGGAGACGTATGCGGACACTCAGATAACCCACCAACAATCGTAGACGAATTCAAAGCCCAAATAGTAGTCCTACAACACCCAAGCGCAATAACAGCAGGATACACACCAGTCTTCCACGCACACACATCACAAGTAGCATGCACAATAACAAACATAGACAAAAAAATGGACCCCAAATCAGGAGAAGTCAAAGAAGAAAACCCAGACTTCATAAAAGCAGGAGACTCAGCAATAGTAACAGTCAAACCACAAAGACCAATGGTCCTCGAAAAAGTAAAAGAAATACCCCAACTAGGTAGATTCGCAATCAGAGACATGGGACAAACAATTGCCGCCGGAATGTGCATCGACCTAACAAAAAAAGAGTAA
- a CDS encoding 30S ribosomal protein S7, translating to MTKLFGKYDLSEVIVTDDGLERYINLDDVVIPHSGGRKANDKFKSDIPIVEQLINKIMRSHENTGKKNKAFKIVKEAFEKIHSKTGENPVQLLVQAIENAGPREETVRLKQGGISIQKPIDVSSQRRVNVSLALIADGAKKSSFKNDQGIAASLADEIIKASNQDMSSYAVQKKEEKERVAKAAR from the coding sequence ATGACAAAGCTATTTGGAAAATACGACCTCAGCGAAGTAATAGTAACAGACGATGGACTCGAAAGATACATAAACCTCGATGACGTCGTCATACCACACTCCGGAGGACGAAAAGCAAACGACAAATTCAAATCAGACATACCAATAGTCGAACAACTAATAAACAAAATAATGCGAAGCCACGAAAACACAGGAAAGAAAAACAAAGCCTTCAAAATCGTAAAAGAGGCATTTGAAAAAATACACAGCAAAACAGGAGAAAACCCAGTCCAACTATTAGTACAAGCAATAGAAAACGCAGGCCCCAGAGAAGAAACAGTAAGACTAAAACAAGGAGGAATATCAATACAAAAACCAATAGATGTATCCTCACAAAGAAGAGTAAACGTATCACTCGCCCTAATAGCAGATGGCGCAAAAAAATCCTCATTCAAAAACGACCAAGGAATAGCAGCATCACTAGCAGACGAAATAATCAAAGCCTCAAACCAAGACATGTCCAGCTACGCCGTACAGAAAAAAGAAGAAAAAGAGAGAGTCGCAAAAGCAGCCAGATAA
- a CDS encoding ATP-grasp domain-containing protein, with translation MSVLIVGGGLQGFELCYLADKSGRKSCIVDKKPNPIARSISNDFIRMDVIKDFKDFISLSEEFEYIIPATENRETLKHLNRNKNKLDSEILFDFDCFLEMSDKKNMYDVLSQYVEVPSSIDSSKPPWIAKPIYGSGSQGVKKIRNRDKVEELGSSYIVQNYIEGKHYSTEAITKDGNIYEYLTTILEFDDNYGCCRIICNPEIQEEILSAQNKIIHSLSTELDIDYLFDIQTVREKETDETYLIEVNTRFPSQTPIAVYWATGINLLEEMIEPSSENKIGVRDKQGKNQFEVLPTVFEHFQIGSDVKYIGEINLLKSKNFRQKDFDYCEELYLGKLSSGETVGTVIFNSETMDQLMDERDLFYSEIKKKVK, from the coding sequence ATGTCTGTTTTAATAGTTGGAGGAGGTTTACAGGGATTTGAACTCTGTTATCTTGCTGATAAATCTGGTAGAAAATCATGTATAGTTGATAAAAAACCAAATCCTATAGCTCGTTCTATTTCAAATGATTTTATTAGAATGGATGTTATTAAGGATTTTAAGGATTTTATTAGTTTGTCAGAGGAGTTTGAATATATAATTCCTGCAACTGAAAATCGAGAAACATTGAAGCATTTAAACCGGAATAAAAATAAATTGGATTCGGAGATATTGTTTGATTTTGATTGTTTTTTAGAGATGTCAGATAAAAAAAATATGTATGATGTTCTTTCTCAATATGTAGAAGTTCCATCTTCTATCGATAGTTCCAAACCTCCTTGGATTGCAAAACCCATTTATGGTAGTGGTAGCCAGGGTGTTAAGAAAATAAGAAATAGAGATAAAGTAGAGGAACTTGGTTCAAGTTACATCGTTCAGAACTATATTGAGGGGAAACATTACAGTACAGAAGCGATCACAAAGGATGGAAATATCTATGAGTATCTCACTACCATTCTGGAGTTTGATGATAACTACGGTTGCTGTAGAATAATATGTAATCCAGAAATACAAGAAGAAATTTTATCCGCTCAAAATAAGATTATCCATTCTTTATCTACAGAGCTAGATATAGATTACTTATTCGATATTCAGACAGTTAGAGAAAAGGAAACTGATGAAACCTATCTTATAGAAGTGAATACAAGGTTCCCTAGCCAGACTCCAATTGCTGTTTATTGGGCAACTGGGATCAATCTGCTAGAAGAGATGATAGAGCCAAGTAGTGAAAACAAAATCGGGGTTAGAGATAAACAAGGGAAGAATCAATTTGAAGTTTTGCCTACTGTTTTTGAACACTTTCAGATTGGTAGTGATGTCAAATATATTGGTGAGATAAATCTACTTAAATCTAAAAACTTTAGGCAAAAAGATTTTGATTATTGTGAAGAACTATATCTCGGTAAATTAAGTTCAGGGGAAACTGTTGGTACAGTAATCTTTAATTCAGAAACTATGGATCAATTGATGGATGAAAGAGATTTATTTTATTCAGAAATTAAAAAAAAGGTTAAATAA
- a CDS encoding twin-arginine translocase subunit TatC has translation MSEGYQQTLEEIDEVLKGVRGNLLKILIVAAVASSIGYLLTYPAISIIETQMLSMVENNVEVIYIGPLELVVVQIKLGFLFGLIVTLPLILHYIYQAIDERIERINVGLNFTKREVFTLAILSVVLFGIGAAYAWFLMAPLTFEALVLMTEMVDPDMRITYTISKFIQLVALLVIGFGLTFQMPIFLNLLIRSGLMSYESIKAKRKLIYVIILILSAFITGPTIITQFMVALPLFLFFEVSLIAAKWAEKRRTARLSKTVD, from the coding sequence TTGTCTGAGGGGTATCAACAGACTCTGGAAGAGATTGATGAAGTTCTTAAGGGCGTTAGGGGTAACCTTCTAAAAATCTTGATAGTTGCTGCTGTAGCTTCCTCTATTGGATACTTACTCACCTATCCTGCTATTTCAATAATTGAAACACAGATGCTTTCTATGGTTGAGAATAACGTTGAAGTTATTTATATCGGGCCTTTGGAACTTGTTGTAGTTCAGATAAAACTTGGTTTCTTATTCGGTTTGATAGTTACTCTTCCATTGATTCTTCATTATATCTATCAAGCTATAGATGAAAGAATCGAGAGAATAAATGTTGGCTTAAACTTTACCAAACGAGAGGTATTCACCCTTGCAATACTTTCAGTGGTCTTATTTGGTATAGGAGCTGCTTATGCATGGTTTTTAATGGCTCCACTAACGTTTGAAGCACTTGTTTTAATGACCGAGATGGTTGACCCCGATATGCGTATAACCTACACAATAAGTAAGTTTATACAACTAGTAGCTCTCCTGGTAATAGGTTTTGGATTAACATTTCAAATGCCTATATTTCTGAACCTCTTGATAAGGTCGGGGTTAATGAGTTATGAATCAATAAAAGCAAAAAGAAAACTCATCTACGTAATAATACTTATACTATCTGCATTCATAACAGGACCAACAATAATAACTCAATTTATGGTTGCCTTACCACTGTTTCTTTTCTTCGAGGTAAGCTTAATTGCAGCTAAATGGGCTGAGAAAAGAAGAACAGCCCGACTATCAAAAACTGTAGACTAG
- a CDS encoding 50S ribosomal protein L30e — MDFEKAIEDAIHTGEVKIGSNETIKTLEEETAELVITANNCPQNIDIEITQLAKDKGIKVIELNTSNYELGALCGRPHSVAALSIIDPGKSRILGVKELTGEINE, encoded by the coding sequence TTGGATTTTGAAAAAGCTATTGAAGACGCGATACACACAGGAGAAGTAAAGATAGGGTCAAACGAAACAATAAAAACACTAGAAGAAGAAACAGCAGAGCTGGTTATAACGGCAAACAACTGCCCACAAAACATAGATATAGAAATAACCCAGCTCGCAAAAGATAAAGGAATAAAAGTAATCGAACTAAACACATCAAATTATGAATTAGGGGCATTATGCGGCAGACCACACTCAGTAGCCGCATTATCAATAATAGACCCCGGAAAATCAAGAATACTAGGAGTAAAAGAACTCACAGGTGAAATAAATGAGTGA
- the rpsJ gene encoding 30S ribosomal protein S10: protein MKQSARIRLTGTNTEKIKNVCDEINNVAERTEVEMKGPVPLPTKRLEVPVRKSPDGEGTATWEHWEMRIHKRLIDIESDERALRQLMRLQVPEGVHIELVIEN from the coding sequence TTGAAACAGAGCGCCAGAATCCGACTGACCGGAACCAACACAGAAAAAATAAAAAACGTCTGTGACGAAATAAACAACGTCGCAGAAAGAACAGAGGTAGAAATGAAGGGACCAGTCCCACTACCAACCAAACGCCTCGAAGTCCCGGTCAGGAAGTCACCGGACGGCGAAGGCACAGCAACATGGGAACACTGGGAAATGAGAATACACAAAAGACTAATAGACATAGAAAGCGACGAAAGAGCACTAAGACAACTCATGAGACTCCAAGTACCAGAAGGAGTCCACATAGAACTAGTCATAGAAAACTAA
- a CDS encoding NusA-like transcription termination signal-binding factor, whose amino-acid sequence MSEVKLSSDEIRYIALFESLTGAGARDCYVDEENDRVIFVVNQGEMGLAIGKGGRNIKRFRETVGKRVEVVEYAEEPEPFIKNALSPAEIEEVEVVNGEEGKKAEIEVKESKKGLVIGKNGRNIEKAKLLADRHYNINDIILL is encoded by the coding sequence ATGAGTGAAGTAAAACTATCTTCAGATGAAATAAGATACATAGCCCTGTTCGAAAGCCTAACAGGAGCAGGAGCACGAGACTGCTATGTAGACGAAGAAAACGATAGAGTAATATTTGTAGTAAACCAAGGCGAAATGGGCCTAGCAATAGGCAAAGGCGGAAGAAACATCAAAAGATTCAGAGAAACAGTAGGAAAAAGAGTAGAAGTAGTTGAATACGCAGAAGAACCCGAACCATTCATCAAAAACGCCTTATCACCAGCAGAAATCGAAGAAGTAGAAGTAGTAAACGGCGAAGAAGGCAAAAAAGCAGAAATCGAAGTCAAAGAAAGCAAAAAAGGACTAGTAATCGGAAAAAACGGAAGAAACATCGAAAAAGCAAAACTACTTGCAGACCGCCACTACAACATAAACGACATAATACTACTATAA
- a CDS encoding elongation factor EF-2 has translation MGRKEKMVEKVKRLMDNRERIRNIGIVAHIDHGKTTLTDNLLAGAGMISEDLAGEQLFMDFDEEEQERGITIDAANVSMVHDFDDGEYLINLIDTPGHVDFGGDVTRAMRAVDGAVVVVDAVEGCMPQTETVLRQSIKENVKPTLFINKIDRLINELELSADEMQKKFVSVIKEVNDHITGMIEDEERAKEWKVNVNDGSVAFGSALYNWALSLPYMEETGITFQDLIHHAQKQEHVELHKKAPLHRVVLNMVIRHLPNPLQAQEYRIPNIWDGDLTRDIGSDMINANPQGEAAFMVTDISVDEHAGEVATGRLFSGSIEEGMNVEINGVPGQNRIQQVGIFMGPERVNVENVPAGNIVAVTGLKDAIAGSTVSTVEMTPFESIKHISEPVVTIAVEAQKMRDLPKLIQVLRQVSKEDPTVQVNINEETGEHLISGMGELHLEVISHRIERDKGVEIETSEPIVVYRETVKGNAGPFEARSPNGHNKFYFEVEQLPDEIVKEIKEGNITMDMPGKKRKEKLIEAGFDKDLAKKVKSLHNNNMFVDATKGVQYLREAMDLILEAYEEAMDEGPMAREPCRGVMVKLTDVKLHEDAVHRGPAQVIPAVRKGLHQLMVNAKPTLLEPMQKVYISTPQEVMGGASREIQGRRGQIINMEHEGDLTTIEAQAPVSEMFGFAGDLRSATEGRAMWSTEPADYEVVPTNLQDEIITEIRERKGLKVQASNAE, from the coding sequence ATGGGAAGAAAAGAAAAAATGGTAGAGAAAGTAAAGCGATTAATGGACAACCGAGAAAGAATACGAAACATAGGTATAGTCGCCCACATAGACCACGGCAAAACAACACTAACAGACAACCTACTAGCCGGAGCAGGCATGATATCAGAAGATCTCGCTGGAGAACAACTCTTCATGGATTTCGATGAAGAAGAACAAGAACGAGGAATCACAATAGACGCAGCAAACGTCTCAATGGTACACGACTTCGACGACGGAGAATACCTCATAAACCTAATAGACACACCCGGCCACGTAGACTTCGGTGGAGACGTAACAAGAGCAATGAGAGCAGTAGACGGAGCAGTAGTAGTCGTAGACGCAGTCGAAGGATGCATGCCACAAACAGAAACAGTACTAAGACAATCAATAAAAGAAAACGTAAAACCCACACTCTTCATAAACAAAATAGACAGACTCATAAACGAACTAGAGTTATCCGCTGACGAGATGCAGAAAAAATTCGTCTCAGTAATAAAAGAAGTAAACGACCACATAACAGGAATGATCGAAGACGAAGAAAGAGCCAAAGAATGGAAAGTAAACGTAAACGACGGAAGCGTAGCATTCGGATCAGCACTATACAACTGGGCACTCAGCCTCCCATACATGGAAGAAACAGGAATAACATTCCAAGACCTAATACATCACGCCCAAAAACAAGAACACGTAGAACTCCACAAAAAAGCACCCCTACATCGAGTCGTCCTAAACATGGTAATAAGACACCTACCCAACCCACTTCAAGCACAAGAATACAGAATACCAAACATATGGGACGGAGACCTAACAAGAGACATAGGCAGCGACATGATAAACGCCAACCCACAAGGAGAAGCAGCCTTCATGGTAACAGACATATCAGTCGATGAACACGCAGGCGAAGTAGCAACAGGAAGACTATTCTCAGGCAGCATAGAAGAAGGAATGAACGTTGAAATCAACGGAGTCCCAGGCCAAAACAGAATACAACAAGTCGGAATATTCATGGGTCCAGAACGAGTCAACGTAGAAAACGTACCAGCAGGAAACATCGTTGCAGTAACAGGACTAAAAGACGCAATCGCAGGATCAACAGTATCAACAGTAGAAATGACACCATTCGAAAGCATAAAACACATAAGTGAGCCAGTAGTCACAATAGCCGTAGAAGCCCAAAAAATGCGAGACCTACCAAAACTAATACAAGTCCTAAGACAAGTCAGCAAAGAAGACCCAACAGTCCAAGTAAACATAAACGAAGAAACCGGAGAACACCTAATAAGCGGAATGGGAGAACTACACCTAGAAGTCATATCCCACCGAATAGAAAGAGACAAAGGCGTAGAAATCGAAACAAGCGAACCAATAGTAGTATACAGAGAAACAGTAAAGGGAAACGCAGGCCCATTCGAAGCTAGATCACCAAACGGCCACAACAAATTCTACTTCGAAGTAGAACAACTACCAGACGAGATAGTCAAAGAAATCAAAGAAGGCAACATAACAATGGACATGCCAGGCAAAAAACGAAAAGAAAAACTAATAGAAGCCGGATTCGACAAGGACCTCGCAAAGAAAGTAAAATCACTACACAACAATAATATGTTTGTAGATGCTACAAAAGGAGTGCAGTACCTAAGAGAAGCCATGGACCTCATCCTAGAAGCATATGAAGAAGCCATGGATGAAGGACCAATGGCAAGAGAGCCCTGCAGAGGCGTAATGGTAAAACTAACCGACGTAAAACTCCACGAAGACGCAGTACACCGAGGACCAGCACAAGTAATACCAGCAGTAAGAAAAGGACTACACCAACTAATGGTAAACGCAAAACCCACACTACTAGAACCAATGCAAAAAGTCTATATAAGCACACCACAAGAAGTCATGGGTGGAGCATCAAGAGAAATCCAAGGAAGAAGAGGCCAAATCATCAACATGGAACACGAAGGAGACCTAACAACAATCGAAGCCCAAGCCCCAGTCTCAGAAATGTTCGGATTCGCAGGAGACCTAAGATCAGCAACAGAAGGCAGGGCAATGTGGAGCACCGAGCCCGCAGACTATGAAGTAGTCCCAACAAACCTACAGGACGAAATAATAACTGAAATAAGAGAAAGAAAAGGTTTAAAAGTTCAAGCATCTAATGCTGAATAA
- a CDS encoding proteasome-activating nucleotidase, with the protein MGNEERNKEDMDNFHKYLLDRVQQLENKYDELKNEKEDVESRMKDEEDKKIKFKREVRKLKSELERMKKPPLVVGTILDVLNDDKIVVKSTTGPKFVVDGSNIIDDNEIQPGTRVSLNQQSLGVVERLPSSKDPSVYGMEVISSPDITYTDVGGLKEQLMELKETVELPLTCPDKFTKIGVEPPKGILLYGPPGTGKTLMAKAVAQKTDASFIKIVGSELVQKYIGEGARLVREVFKLAEEKSPSIIFIDELDAIGAKRQQSSTSGDREVQRTLMQLLSEMDGFDKRGETKIIAATNRPDILDPAILRPGRFDRLIEVPLPELEARKQIFKIHTRNMNLSDDISIDELASLTKGSSGADIKAVTTEAGMLAIREDRDYIKMEDFVKAVDKVKGSAPNDEISGSTEGLMFA; encoded by the coding sequence ATGGGGAACGAAGAGAGAAACAAAGAAGACATGGATAACTTCCATAAATATCTGCTTGACAGGGTTCAACAACTTGAAAATAAATATGATGAACTTAAAAACGAGAAAGAAGATGTAGAAAGTCGAATGAAGGATGAAGAAGATAAAAAAATCAAGTTTAAGAGAGAAGTTAGGAAACTTAAAAGCGAGCTTGAACGCATGAAAAAACCACCATTGGTGGTTGGAACTATCCTAGATGTATTAAATGACGATAAAATTGTAGTTAAAAGTACAACTGGACCAAAATTCGTAGTAGACGGGTCCAACATAATCGATGATAATGAAATACAGCCGGGTACAAGAGTTTCATTAAACCAACAATCACTAGGAGTTGTAGAGAGATTACCCTCCTCAAAAGACCCCAGCGTCTATGGAATGGAAGTAATTTCATCACCAGACATAACTTACACAGATGTTGGTGGACTTAAAGAACAATTAATGGAACTTAAAGAAACGGTAGAACTACCCCTCACCTGTCCAGATAAATTCACAAAAATCGGGGTGGAGCCACCAAAAGGAATACTATTATATGGCCCTCCAGGAACCGGTAAAACATTAATGGCTAAAGCAGTCGCTCAGAAAACAGATGCAAGCTTTATAAAAATAGTTGGTAGTGAGTTAGTGCAGAAATACATTGGAGAAGGAGCAAGGCTAGTCAGAGAGGTATTCAAACTCGCTGAAGAAAAAAGCCCAAGCATAATATTCATAGATGAATTAGACGCAATAGGAGCAAAAAGACAACAATCTTCCACCTCAGGAGATAGGGAAGTTCAAAGAACATTAATGCAATTGCTTTCAGAGATGGATGGATTCGATAAACGCGGAGAAACAAAAATAATAGCCGCGACAAACCGACCAGACATACTTGATCCAGCCATATTAAGGCCAGGTCGATTCGATAGATTAATAGAGGTACCACTACCCGAACTTGAAGCAAGAAAACAGATATTCAAAATACACACACGCAACATGAACTTATCTGATGACATAAGTATCGATGAGCTAGCAAGTTTGACAAAAGGAAGTTCAGGCGCCGATATAAAAGCTGTTACAACGGAAGCAGGGATGTTGGCAATAAGAGAAGACAGAGATTACATAAAAATGGAGGACTTCGTAAAAGCAGTCGATAAAGTCAAGGGAAGTGCCCCAAATGACGAGATAAGTGGGTCAACAGAAGGCCTTATGTTTGCTTAA
- a CDS encoding multiprotein bridging factor aMBF1, which produces MQCEICGKDADTAVKVRIEGSEMMVCSNCKTLGQEVKKKPEKPKKTTKKTTKKQKISVKREKSPQRKSVYDEMDQIIPEYGSLIRNAREEKGLTQEELADKINEKSSIISKLENEKKLPEEKVIKKLESFLEIKLRE; this is translated from the coding sequence ATGCAGTGTGAAATATGTGGAAAAGATGCTGATACTGCCGTGAAGGTGCGTATAGAGGGATCTGAGATGATGGTTTGCTCTAACTGTAAAACCTTGGGTCAAGAAGTTAAGAAAAAACCTGAAAAACCAAAGAAAACAACTAAAAAAACTACTAAAAAACAGAAAATATCCGTGAAGAGGGAAAAATCTCCACAAAGAAAGAGTGTTTATGACGAGATGGATCAAATTATCCCTGAATACGGTAGTTTAATTAGGAACGCTAGGGAGGAAAAGGGACTTACCCAAGAAGAGCTAGCTGATAAAATAAATGAAAAAAGCTCAATTATCAGTAAACTTGAAAACGAGAAAAAACTCCCAGAAGAAAAAGTCATAAAAAAACTTGAAAGTTTTCTGGAAATAAAATTAAGAGAATAA
- a CDS encoding 30S ribosomal protein S12, with amino-acid sequence MGKGMYAARKLKKDRQKHRWSDKDYQRRVLNLDEKADPLEGAPQGTGIVIEKVGIEAKQPNSAIRKCVRVQLVKNGRQLTAFCPGDNAISFIDEHDEVLIEGIGGRMGRSMGDIPGVRFKVIKVNGVSLEELVRGNKEKPMR; translated from the coding sequence ATGGGTAAAGGAATGTATGCAGCTAGAAAACTTAAAAAAGATCGACAGAAACATAGATGGAGCGATAAAGATTACCAAAGAAGAGTATTAAACCTTGACGAAAAAGCAGACCCCCTAGAAGGAGCTCCACAGGGAACCGGCATAGTGATAGAAAAAGTCGGAATTGAAGCAAAACAACCAAACTCAGCAATAAGAAAATGTGTAAGAGTACAACTAGTTAAAAACGGAAGACAACTAACAGCCTTCTGTCCAGGAGACAACGCAATATCCTTCATAGACGAACACGACGAAGTCCTAATAGAAGGAATAGGCGGAAGAATGGGCCGTTCAATGGGAGACATCCCAGGCGTCCGATTCAAAGTCATAAAAGTCAACGGAGTCTCGCTAGAAGAACTAGTACGAGGAAACAAAGAGAAACCAATGAGGTAA